One genomic region from Flagellimonas oceani encodes:
- a CDS encoding gluconate 2-dehydrogenase subunit 3 family protein, whose product MDRRKALKNMGLALGYSVATPTLIGMVQSCKNDKALEWTPVFLTPDEGEALTKLVDIILPKTDTPSASEVQVHLFIDKFIDQVMEKEQQDFVKMSMGQFLEKALKDSRKEKAGDLTSGDLEPVLAAALKVTKEDDVKNFEAIEQYHEAIAEGKEPLLDDGISRFAFANNLRGLTIWGYKISEYVGEEVLAYLPIPAEYIPCEDAQKLTGSIAWSL is encoded by the coding sequence ATGGATAGAAGAAAAGCACTTAAGAATATGGGGCTGGCCTTGGGATATTCCGTGGCCACCCCGACATTGATAGGTATGGTCCAAAGCTGCAAAAACGATAAGGCACTGGAATGGACCCCGGTTTTCCTTACCCCGGATGAAGGGGAGGCATTGACAAAATTGGTGGATATTATCCTTCCCAAAACCGATACCCCTTCCGCTTCGGAAGTTCAGGTACACCTGTTCATTGACAAGTTCATTGATCAAGTAATGGAAAAGGAACAACAGGATTTTGTGAAAATGTCCATGGGCCAATTCTTGGAAAAAGCCTTGAAGGATTCCAGAAAGGAAAAAGCGGGCGATCTTACTTCAGGAGATTTGGAGCCCGTGCTCGCGGCAGCCCTGAAAGTGACCAAGGAAGATGATGTGAAAAACTTCGAGGCCATAGAGCAATACCATGAAGCCATTGCCGAAGGAAAAGAGCCCTTGTTGGACGATGGTATCTCACGCTTTGCATTTGCCAACAACCTTAGAGGCCTCACTATTTGGGGTTACAAGATTTCGGAATATGTAGGCGAGGAAGTACTGGCCTATCTCCCCATTCCGGCAGAATATATTCCATGTGAGGATGCACAAAAACTTACCGGAAGTATAGCATGGTCCTTATAA
- a CDS encoding pyridoxamine 5'-phosphate oxidase family protein — protein MTDLTTSAIGRVLRNNYLGHLAYLWQGKPYVIPITYYFDPTDNTIISYTSEGHKIDAMRKNNSVTVQVEEIQSMFNWESAMVHGTFEELEGSVAKQKLHLFTEGVKSIIRRKERREVEFINEFSSKIYSRGIPIVYRIKIREVIGKRRET, from the coding sequence ATGACAGATTTAACAACTAGCGCGATCGGGCGTGTCCTCAGGAACAATTATCTCGGACACTTGGCCTATCTATGGCAAGGGAAGCCCTATGTGATTCCCATTACCTATTATTTTGACCCTACGGACAATACGATCATTAGCTATACCTCGGAAGGCCATAAAATCGATGCGATGCGAAAAAACAACTCAGTTACCGTACAGGTCGAAGAAATACAATCGATGTTCAACTGGGAATCGGCCATGGTGCACGGAACATTCGAAGAACTTGAAGGAAGCGTTGCCAAGCAAAAATTGCACCTATTTACCGAAGGCGTCAAGAGCATTATTCGTAGAAAAGAACGGAGAGAGGTTGAGTTCATCAATGAATTTTCAAGTAAGATATACTCCAGGGGCATTCCAATTGTTTACCGTATTAAAATACGGGAAGTTATCGGAAAACGAAGGGAAACGTAA
- the glpK gene encoding glycerol kinase GlpK codes for MSKYILSLDQGTTSSRAILFNHKGQIEAIAQKEFEQIFPKPGWVEHNAMEIWSSQRGVVAEAKAKLHIENSDIAAIGITNQRETTIVWDRASGKPIYNAIVWQDRRTSKTCDQLKEAGYTDKVKSKTGLVIDAYFSGTKIKWILDNVEGARKKAEAGELAFGTVDSWLIWNLTKGKLHITDVTNASRTMLYNIHDLDWDNELLTLLDIPKSMLPEVRSCSEVYGVSSWGIPIAGIAGDQQAGLFGQMALELGMVKSTYGTGCFIVANTGSTPVSSKNNLLTTIAWQINGETTYALEGSIFIGGAVVQWLRDGLDLVRESREIEKLANSVEDNGGIFLVPAFAGLGAPHWDQYARGIIVGITRGTSKGHIARAALEAICYQTKDVMNAMQGDSKIAIKELRVDGGASVNNTLMQFQSDILNIDVVRPKVYETTALGAAYLAGLAVKFWKLEDLKNQWQEDQKFKPKMESEDREELYSRWSKAVERSKDWL; via the coding sequence ATGTCTAAATATATATTATCGCTAGATCAGGGAACTACCAGTTCCAGAGCCATTTTGTTTAATCATAAAGGTCAAATCGAAGCTATTGCTCAAAAAGAGTTTGAACAAATTTTTCCCAAACCCGGTTGGGTAGAACATAATGCCATGGAAATTTGGTCCTCTCAACGCGGTGTAGTGGCAGAAGCAAAGGCAAAGTTGCACATTGAAAACTCGGATATTGCTGCAATCGGGATAACCAATCAGCGAGAAACGACAATTGTTTGGGATCGGGCAAGCGGTAAACCTATCTACAATGCCATTGTATGGCAAGACCGAAGAACTTCAAAAACTTGTGACCAACTTAAGGAAGCTGGTTACACCGATAAGGTGAAATCAAAGACGGGCTTGGTCATAGACGCCTATTTTTCGGGAACCAAGATTAAATGGATACTGGATAACGTAGAAGGTGCCAGAAAAAAAGCGGAGGCTGGAGAACTGGCATTTGGAACGGTTGATTCATGGCTCATCTGGAACCTGACGAAGGGCAAATTACATATTACAGATGTCACCAACGCAAGTAGGACGATGCTTTACAACATTCACGATCTTGATTGGGACAATGAGTTGTTGACACTACTGGACATTCCGAAAAGTATGTTGCCTGAAGTAAGATCCTGTAGCGAGGTTTATGGGGTAAGTAGTTGGGGAATCCCTATTGCTGGTATTGCTGGAGATCAACAAGCCGGTCTTTTCGGTCAAATGGCACTAGAATTGGGAATGGTAAAGAGCACCTATGGTACAGGATGCTTTATCGTTGCAAATACAGGAAGTACTCCCGTTTCCTCAAAAAACAATTTGCTTACGACTATAGCCTGGCAGATAAACGGTGAAACGACCTATGCCTTGGAAGGTAGCATTTTTATTGGAGGAGCTGTAGTACAATGGCTTCGAGATGGGTTAGATCTTGTTAGGGAATCTCGTGAAATAGAAAAACTGGCCAATTCTGTAGAGGATAATGGCGGTATTTTTCTGGTACCGGCGTTTGCCGGATTAGGGGCGCCTCATTGGGATCAATACGCTAGAGGAATTATTGTAGGGATTACACGTGGCACTAGCAAGGGACATATAGCCAGGGCAGCACTTGAAGCCATATGCTATCAGACCAAAGATGTAATGAACGCTATGCAAGGTGATTCTAAAATAGCCATAAAGGAATTGCGTGTTGACGGAGGCGCTTCCGTAAACAACACGTTAATGCAATTTCAATCGGACATCCTTAATATTGATGTAGTGAGGCCCAAAGTATATGAGACTACAGCACTTGGAGCAGCTTACTTAGCAGGTTTAGCTGTAAAATTCTGGAAATTAGAAGACTTAAAAAATCAATGGCAAGAAGATCAAAAATTTAAACCAAAAATGGAATCTGAAGATAGGGAAGAGTTATACTCCCGTTGGAGTAAAGCAGTCGAACGATCAAAAGACTGGTTATAA
- a CDS encoding glycerol-3-phosphate dehydrogenase/oxidase, giving the protein MDRKFMVKKLEQHIDEVWDIVVIGGGATGLGAALDAASRGYKTLLLEQADFAKGTSSRSTKLVHGGVRYLAQGDISLVLEALHERGLLKQNAPHLVNDQEFIIPNYEWWGGPFYTVGLKVYDMMAGKLGLGPSVHITKEETLKAIPNLKKKGLHGGVIYHDGQFDDSRLAINLAQTIVNNNGIVLNYMKVTQLLKNNIQLVNGVMAIDQETGKEYKINAKAVINATGVFADDILKMDDANARKTIVPSQGVHIVLEKEFLLGDSAIMIPKTDDGRVLFAVPWHDKVVVGTTDTLISKPALEPRALKDEIEFILNTASKYLTRAPSRKDVLCIFAGLRPLAAPEDEGKSTKEISRSHKISISLSGLVTITGGKWTTYRRMGEDTIDKASMVAGLDERPSVTKNMPIHGSVQHLEEDDDLRFYGTDRLRILKLVNSNPSLGEKLHPKLNFIKAEVVWAVREEMARNIEDVLARRVRALFLDARASIEMAPEVARLIAAELDWDDAKVSREIEAYKELAKGYILD; this is encoded by the coding sequence ATGGACAGAAAATTTATGGTAAAGAAACTCGAGCAACATATCGATGAGGTATGGGATATTGTAGTAATCGGAGGTGGTGCAACAGGGCTGGGAGCAGCCTTGGATGCAGCTAGTAGGGGGTATAAAACGTTGCTGCTGGAACAAGCGGATTTTGCAAAGGGTACATCAAGCAGAAGTACCAAACTTGTACATGGTGGGGTTAGGTATCTGGCACAGGGAGATATCTCTCTTGTACTTGAAGCTTTACATGAGCGGGGTCTGCTTAAGCAAAATGCTCCGCATTTGGTAAACGATCAGGAATTTATTATTCCGAATTATGAATGGTGGGGCGGCCCATTTTACACCGTCGGGTTAAAAGTCTATGATATGATGGCCGGAAAACTAGGATTGGGGCCTTCTGTTCATATTACCAAAGAAGAAACACTAAAAGCAATACCGAATCTCAAGAAAAAAGGACTACATGGCGGTGTCATATACCATGATGGTCAATTCGATGATTCTAGACTGGCCATCAATCTAGCACAGACCATCGTGAATAATAATGGTATTGTTCTCAATTATATGAAAGTTACCCAACTATTGAAAAATAACATTCAATTGGTTAATGGTGTTATGGCCATTGATCAGGAGACTGGTAAAGAATACAAAATAAATGCAAAAGCCGTTATCAATGCCACGGGCGTTTTTGCGGACGACATTCTAAAAATGGATGATGCAAATGCCCGTAAAACCATAGTTCCAAGCCAGGGTGTCCACATTGTCCTTGAGAAAGAGTTCTTGTTGGGTGACTCGGCCATCATGATTCCTAAAACAGATGATGGTCGCGTGTTATTTGCCGTACCCTGGCACGATAAAGTAGTTGTAGGTACCACTGATACCTTAATTTCAAAACCTGCTCTAGAACCTAGGGCCCTTAAGGATGAAATTGAATTTATACTAAATACAGCTAGTAAATACCTGACCAGGGCACCTTCTAGAAAAGATGTGTTATGCATTTTTGCCGGATTGCGACCGCTTGCAGCTCCAGAAGACGAAGGGAAAAGCACCAAGGAGATATCGCGTAGCCATAAAATCTCAATATCCCTATCTGGTCTGGTTACCATTACAGGGGGTAAATGGACTACCTATCGCCGTATGGGAGAGGATACAATTGACAAGGCATCCATGGTGGCTGGTCTTGACGAGCGACCTAGTGTGACCAAGAATATGCCTATTCATGGTTCTGTGCAACACTTGGAAGAAGATGATGATTTAAGGTTCTATGGAACAGATCGACTTCGGATACTTAAACTTGTGAATAGCAATCCGTCGTTGGGTGAAAAGTTGCACCCTAAATTGAACTTCATAAAGGCCGAAGTGGTTTGGGCCGTAAGAGAGGAAATGGCCAGAAACATAGAAGATGTTTTGGCGAGACGTGTAAGAGCGCTATTCCTTGATGCCCGGGCAAGTATTGAAATGGCACCAGAAGTTGCTAGGTTGATAGCTGCCGAGCTGGATTGGGACGATGCTAAGGTTTCTCGAGAAATAGAGGCCTATAAAGAGTTGGCCAAAGGGTATATTTTGGATTGA
- a CDS encoding MIP/aquaporin family protein, producing MSEFTAEFFGTFLLLLLGLGTNANVALNTTFGQNSGWIVISFGWGLSVFAAVAVAGPYSGAHINPAVTIGLASASLFAWSEVPSFLLAQVLGGATGTTLVWLVFKDHFASTKDQGTKLGVFSTGPAIKNYPINFLSEMTGTFVLMFVILYFTEPQFNADFMSGNVVGLGSVGALPVALLVTVIGLSLGGTTGYAINPVRDLIPRIVHAVLPIPGKGGSNWKYSWIPVLGPITGAIIASLIYLYLK from the coding sequence ATGTCTGAATTTACAGCGGAATTTTTCGGAACCTTTCTATTGTTATTGCTCGGCCTTGGAACTAACGCTAATGTTGCACTTAACACTACGTTTGGTCAAAATAGCGGTTGGATCGTAATTAGCTTTGGGTGGGGGCTTAGTGTTTTTGCCGCCGTTGCGGTAGCCGGTCCGTATAGCGGCGCCCATATCAACCCGGCAGTAACAATCGGTCTTGCATCCGCCAGCCTATTTGCCTGGAGTGAAGTACCCTCTTTTTTACTGGCGCAAGTACTTGGCGGTGCCACTGGTACTACATTGGTGTGGTTGGTATTTAAAGATCATTTTGCATCTACAAAAGATCAAGGCACCAAATTGGGCGTATTTTCTACCGGTCCTGCCATTAAAAATTATCCGATCAACTTTTTAAGTGAAATGACAGGGACATTTGTACTCATGTTCGTGATTCTCTATTTCACTGAGCCTCAGTTCAATGCTGATTTCATGTCAGGCAATGTTGTTGGCTTAGGATCAGTAGGCGCTTTACCAGTAGCCTTATTGGTTACTGTAATAGGGCTAAGCTTAGGCGGCACTACTGGCTATGCGATTAATCCTGTACGGGATTTGATACCAAGAATTGTACATGCCGTCCTACCCATTCCGGGAAAAGGTGGAAGCAACTGGAAATATAGCTGGATACCCGTTTTGGGGCCCATTACAGGTGCGATAATTGCCAGTTTAATTTATTTGTATTTAAAATAA
- a CDS encoding universal stress protein, translated as MNTINKILVPFDLSPASERALQYALHFITQNDTPEIITLYASSTSDDDVLKEVLQEKISDIKKPFPYASKFNIELVIRRELLVDSMLKEQKENDIDLIIMGTKGSAEDEESTFTNTSRLVLEADCPVLVVPEKVGEFQVGKIALVLGKDEIDDPTALGTLLEIARRFDTQVHVLTICNEDGTYGYSVTDEKNENTISYYLEKFYSHHMFMENTDVTDGIFDYVNKKEIDMIAILPSNHSKKNRPSEGRLTKFLTLRSQIPLLTLD; from the coding sequence ATGAATACTATAAATAAAATCCTTGTTCCATTTGATTTATCCCCGGCATCGGAACGTGCTTTACAATATGCGCTTCATTTTATAACCCAAAATGACACCCCTGAAATCATAACCTTATATGCTTCCAGTACATCGGATGATGACGTATTGAAAGAAGTACTACAAGAAAAGATTTCAGATATAAAGAAACCATTTCCTTATGCATCAAAATTCAATATCGAATTAGTAATACGAAGAGAATTATTGGTCGATAGTATGTTGAAAGAACAAAAAGAGAACGACATAGATCTCATTATTATGGGAACTAAAGGTAGTGCTGAGGATGAAGAAAGTACCTTCACCAATACTTCACGACTTGTTTTAGAAGCGGATTGTCCTGTCTTGGTAGTCCCGGAAAAAGTCGGAGAGTTTCAAGTTGGTAAGATTGCTTTGGTATTAGGTAAAGATGAAATTGATGACCCTACTGCTTTAGGGACATTATTGGAAATCGCAAGAAGGTTTGACACTCAAGTTCATGTATTGACGATTTGTAATGAAGACGGTACTTACGGGTATTCGGTAACCGACGAGAAAAACGAAAATACAATCAGCTATTACTTGGAGAAGTTTTATTCCCATCACATGTTTATGGAAAACACAGATGTGACCGACGGTATTTTTGATTATGTAAATAAAAAGGAGATAGATATGATAGCGATACTGCCTTCTAACCATTCCAAAAAGAATCGGCCCTCTGAAGGCAGACTCACCAAGTTCCTGACATTGCGTTCGCAAATACCTTTACTGACTTTGGATTGA
- the pckA gene encoding phosphoenolpyruvate carboxykinase (ATP) has protein sequence MEILSKAPKNNDLDKYGLKDVTTFWNLSPETLQKLTVEQGMGKETANGTLAVNTGKFTGRSPKDRFLVDDDYTKDKVWWGRTNKPITPDNFSKLYHEVTNYLSGKSIYIHDGYVCADPKYRMNVRTITEYPWSNFFVHNMFLRLAENEIADFEEEWLVLCAPGYEAQDPAAFGLRQGNFSILDFTRKIALVGGSAYTGEMKKGVFSALNLILPIEKNVLPMHCSANVGEDGETAIFFGLSGTGKTTLSADPKRRLIGDDEHGWTAENTIFNFEGGCYAKVIDLTEEKEPDIFRAIRPGAILENVVFKEGSKEVDYKNSSITQNTRVSYPIDHIDNIAVPSYAKNPKNIFFLTADAFGVLPPISKLTPAQAAYHFISGYTAKVAGTEAGIVEPVPSFSACFGEPFMPLHPTVYAEMLSKKMTEANVNVWLVNTGWSGGPYGVGSRIKLKYTRAMISAAMEGELNDIDYEQHPIFGLHMPKYVPGVPSEMLDPMNTWLQKGAYVSKSIQLAHSFHLNFDKFINQASNEILHGGPLIDAHQILDHI, from the coding sequence ATGGAAATACTATCGAAAGCACCAAAAAATAATGACCTTGATAAATATGGGTTAAAAGATGTTACTACATTTTGGAACCTTTCCCCGGAGACATTGCAAAAACTCACTGTAGAACAGGGAATGGGAAAAGAAACTGCAAACGGCACACTAGCTGTCAATACCGGTAAATTTACGGGCAGATCCCCGAAAGATCGCTTTTTAGTTGATGACGATTATACAAAAGATAAAGTCTGGTGGGGGCGTACGAATAAACCAATTACTCCAGATAATTTTAGTAAACTATACCATGAAGTGACCAATTATCTATCTGGAAAGTCAATATACATTCATGATGGGTATGTATGTGCCGATCCAAAATACCGAATGAATGTAAGAACCATTACAGAATACCCCTGGTCCAACTTTTTCGTTCACAATATGTTTCTTCGATTGGCGGAAAATGAAATTGCAGATTTTGAAGAAGAATGGTTGGTACTTTGCGCCCCTGGATATGAAGCTCAAGATCCCGCAGCTTTTGGGCTTCGTCAAGGGAATTTCTCCATACTTGATTTCACGCGCAAAATAGCTTTGGTGGGAGGATCTGCGTATACTGGTGAAATGAAAAAAGGTGTTTTTTCAGCATTAAACCTTATTTTACCAATAGAGAAGAATGTACTCCCAATGCATTGTTCCGCAAATGTAGGTGAAGATGGAGAAACGGCTATTTTCTTTGGATTATCCGGTACCGGAAAAACAACACTATCTGCCGATCCTAAACGTAGGTTGATCGGTGATGATGAACATGGCTGGACAGCTGAGAATACAATATTCAATTTTGAAGGAGGATGCTATGCAAAGGTGATCGACCTTACCGAAGAAAAAGAACCTGATATTTTCCGTGCGATACGTCCGGGTGCTATTCTCGAGAATGTTGTATTCAAAGAAGGAAGCAAAGAAGTGGATTATAAAAATAGTAGTATTACTCAAAATACACGAGTGAGCTATCCTATTGATCATATCGACAATATTGCGGTCCCTTCTTATGCAAAAAACCCTAAAAACATATTCTTTCTAACCGCTGATGCTTTTGGCGTTTTACCTCCAATATCAAAATTAACACCGGCACAGGCGGCCTATCATTTTATATCGGGGTATACCGCAAAAGTCGCGGGTACGGAAGCAGGGATTGTAGAGCCTGTTCCATCGTTCTCCGCTTGTTTTGGGGAGCCTTTTATGCCATTACACCCCACGGTATATGCAGAGATGCTGAGCAAAAAAATGACCGAAGCCAACGTAAATGTTTGGTTGGTCAATACCGGTTGGTCCGGTGGGCCTTACGGCGTTGGATCCCGCATAAAACTTAAATATACACGAGCTATGATATCAGCGGCAATGGAAGGTGAGCTTAATGATATTGATTATGAGCAACATCCAATTTTTGGGTTGCATATGCCAAAATATGTCCCTGGTGTTCCCTCTGAAATGTTGGACCCTATGAATACTTGGTTGCAGAAAGGGGCCTATGTTAGCAAATCCATTCAGTTAGCACATTCTTTTCATTTAAATTTTGACAAGTTTATCAATCAAGCTTCCAATGAAATTTTACACGGAGGGCCGCTGATCGACGCGCATCAGATTTTAGATCATATTTAA
- a CDS encoding succinate dehydrogenase cytochrome b subunit — MAANKLVFRKTIIAGTGLFLCLFLIVHLSANWILLLPEETARELYNSYATTLRENLFIKSISYILYAFIVLHVIYALLITIHNRKAKPQKYVVNHFLQNSTWTSQNMGLIGTMILLFIVVHLANFWARVKLGMGEIIELDATGNLDVYKVTFSLFHNIYYVIFYTVLMIPLGLHLNHGLKSAFKTLGFYHKKGLRISAKVSLIYAVIISIGFGVIPFFVYLK, encoded by the coding sequence ATGGCCGCAAATAAATTGGTTTTTAGGAAAACAATTATCGCAGGAACCGGGCTTTTCTTATGCTTATTTTTAATTGTACACCTCTCTGCAAATTGGATTCTATTACTGCCTGAGGAAACAGCACGCGAACTGTACAATTCGTACGCTACCACATTGCGGGAGAACCTTTTCATTAAGTCGATATCCTATATTCTGTATGCTTTTATCGTATTGCATGTAATCTATGCTTTGCTCATCACAATACATAATAGAAAAGCCAAACCACAGAAATATGTGGTCAATCATTTTTTGCAAAATAGTACGTGGACCTCTCAAAATATGGGACTTATCGGGACGATGATCTTACTTTTTATCGTAGTCCATCTTGCTAATTTTTGGGCACGTGTAAAACTAGGAATGGGTGAAATTATAGAACTGGATGCTACAGGTAATTTAGATGTATATAAAGTAACCTTTTCGCTGTTTCACAATATTTACTATGTAATTTTTTATACTGTTTTAATGATTCCACTAGGACTTCATCTAAATCACGGACTTAAAAGTGCATTCAAAACACTCGGGTTTTATCATAAAAAAGGATTGCGGATTTCGGCGAAAGTTTCCCTCATATATGCAGTTATAATCTCCATCGGATTTGGGGTTATTCCATTTTTTGTATATCTCAAATAA
- a CDS encoding fumarate reductase/succinate dehydrogenase flavoprotein subunit — MKLDSKIPEGRLEDKWRNYQIKAQLINPANKKKLNVIVVGSGLSGAGAAATLAELGYDVQCFCYQDSARRAHSVAAQGGINAAKNYQHDGDSVWRMFYDTLKGGDFRSREANTYRLAELSAPLIDHFVQQGVPFAREYGGVLVNRSFGGVQVQRTFYARGQTGQQLLLAAYSQLYKMIRAKKVKMFPRSEMIDLVVIDGKAKGIIVRDLVTGELKRYVADAIVLATGGYSRVFRLSTLAIGCNGSAIWKAHKRGAFFAAPSFTQIHPTALPQTSEAQSKLTLMSESLRNDGRIWVPKKKEDIRKANDIPEKERDYYLERRYPSFGNLAPRDIASRAAKERIDAGYGVGRLKNAVYLDFRHAIDKLGIQTIKDRYENLFGMYKKITGIDAYKEPMQISPAAHFSMGGLWVDYELMTTIPGLYAVGECNFSDHGANRLGANSLLQASIDGYFILPNTINNYLAGALEEDIPTTDHIEFEKAEKEVRVIIDRVLNINGTKTVDHFHRELGKVMWQECAMSRNKKGLEKAILQIKTLKDEFWSDVKVTGSGNELNTELEKALRLADFMEMGILMCTDALEREESCGAHFREEFQTEDGEAVRVDENYSYVSAWEYDEGDFKLHKEELEFEFVQPSVRSYK; from the coding sequence ATGAAATTAGATTCAAAAATCCCGGAAGGAAGACTCGAAGACAAGTGGCGTAATTACCAGATAAAAGCGCAATTGATCAACCCTGCCAATAAAAAGAAACTAAATGTTATCGTTGTAGGGTCAGGGCTTTCTGGAGCTGGAGCTGCCGCTACACTTGCCGAACTAGGCTATGACGTGCAATGTTTTTGTTATCAAGATTCTGCCCGTAGAGCGCATTCCGTTGCTGCCCAAGGAGGTATCAATGCCGCAAAAAATTACCAACATGATGGCGATAGCGTTTGGAGGATGTTTTATGATACATTGAAAGGAGGTGATTTCAGGTCACGAGAAGCCAATACCTATAGATTGGCCGAGCTTTCTGCACCCCTTATTGATCATTTTGTGCAACAAGGCGTTCCTTTTGCCAGGGAATATGGTGGTGTATTGGTAAATCGAAGTTTTGGGGGCGTACAAGTACAACGAACCTTTTATGCCAGAGGGCAAACAGGGCAACAATTATTACTTGCCGCATATTCGCAGCTGTATAAAATGATACGTGCCAAGAAAGTAAAAATGTTTCCACGCAGTGAAATGATCGATTTAGTGGTTATCGACGGAAAAGCAAAAGGGATCATTGTTCGTGATCTAGTTACAGGTGAACTGAAACGCTATGTTGCAGATGCAATTGTATTGGCAACTGGTGGCTATTCTCGTGTTTTTAGATTATCTACACTTGCCATTGGATGTAACGGTAGTGCGATTTGGAAAGCCCATAAAAGAGGAGCCTTTTTTGCAGCGCCTAGTTTTACGCAAATTCACCCGACTGCATTACCTCAAACCAGTGAGGCACAATCCAAACTTACCTTAATGTCAGAATCCCTTAGAAATGACGGGCGTATTTGGGTGCCTAAAAAAAAGGAAGACATCAGGAAAGCAAATGATATACCGGAAAAAGAACGGGATTATTACTTAGAACGCCGCTATCCGAGTTTTGGGAATTTAGCACCTCGTGACATTGCATCAAGAGCTGCAAAAGAACGCATCGATGCCGGATACGGTGTGGGAAGATTAAAAAATGCCGTCTACTTAGATTTCAGGCACGCAATCGATAAATTAGGTATTCAAACTATAAAAGATCGTTATGAAAATCTCTTCGGCATGTATAAAAAAATCACGGGGATTGATGCGTATAAAGAACCCATGCAAATTTCACCTGCCGCGCATTTCTCCATGGGCGGGTTGTGGGTAGATTATGAATTAATGACTACCATCCCTGGACTATATGCAGTGGGAGAATGTAATTTTTCCGATCATGGTGCCAATCGTCTGGGAGCAAATTCATTATTGCAGGCCAGTATCGATGGTTATTTTATATTACCGAATACGATCAATAATTATCTGGCAGGTGCTTTAGAAGAAGATATTCCGACCACCGACCATATCGAATTTGAAAAGGCCGAAAAGGAAGTACGGGTTATCATAGACCGAGTTTTGAATATCAATGGCACCAAAACTGTAGACCATTTCCATAGAGAATTAGGGAAAGTCATGTGGCAAGAATGTGCAATGAGCCGTAATAAAAAGGGGTTGGAAAAAGCGATACTCCAAATAAAAACGTTAAAGGATGAATTCTGGAGTGATGTAAAAGTTACGGGAAGCGGTAATGAACTTAATACCGAACTAGAAAAAGCCCTGCGACTGGCCGATTTTATGGAGATGGGAATTTTAATGTGTACAGATGCACTAGAACGTGAAGAGTCGTGTGGAGCACATTTTAGGGAAGAATTTCAAACCGAAGACGGTGAAGCTGTACGTGTAGATGAAAACTATTCCTATGTGTCTGCCTGGGAGTACGATGAAGGTGATTTTAAATTACACAAAGAAGAACTGGAATTTGAATTTGTACAACCTTCGGTAAGAAGTTATAAATGA
- a CDS encoding succinate dehydrogenase/fumarate reductase iron-sulfur subunit produces the protein MKVTFKIWRQENRNTKGAIKEYKVDGLTEDMSFLEALDHLNELLVLKNEKVIAYEYDCREGICGQCGVFINGRAHGPHDNITTCQLHMRSFKDGDTIVVEPWRAASFPVLKDLIVDRSAFDRIMEQGGYITAKTGTAPEANAILIPKEVSDSAMDVAACIGCGACAATCKNASAALFASAKINHLNNLPQGHPEAHKRVQEMTYQMELEGFGSCSFTGACEVECPEGISITNIAEMYAKYTKAKLFG, from the coding sequence ATGAAAGTTACATTTAAAATTTGGAGACAAGAGAACCGGAATACCAAAGGAGCAATAAAAGAATACAAGGTAGATGGGTTAACAGAAGATATGTCCTTTTTAGAAGCATTGGATCACTTAAACGAATTACTCGTTCTTAAAAACGAAAAAGTTATCGCATACGAGTATGACTGTAGGGAAGGTATCTGCGGGCAATGTGGTGTTTTTATAAATGGTCGTGCTCACGGTCCACATGATAATATCACAACATGCCAACTGCACATGCGCAGTTTTAAAGATGGGGATACTATTGTTGTAGAACCATGGAGGGCTGCTTCTTTTCCGGTACTAAAAGATTTGATCGTAGATCGTTCTGCATTTGACCGAATCATGGAACAAGGGGGATATATAACCGCAAAAACAGGGACCGCACCAGAGGCCAATGCCATTCTTATTCCTAAAGAGGTATCCGACAGTGCTATGGATGTCGCGGCCTGTATTGGATGCGGTGCTTGTGCAGCTACCTGTAAGAACGCGTCCGCGGCCTTATTTGCATCGGCTAAAATCAACCATCTTAACAACTTGCCGCAAGGACATCCTGAAGCGCACAAACGAGTACAGGAAATGACCTATCAAATGGAACTGGAAGGATTTGGCAGTTGTTCCTTTACAGGTGCTTGTGAGGTAGAATGTCCAGAGGGGATTTCAATAACCAACATAGCAGAAATGTACGCTAAATATACCAAAGCAAAATTATTTGGCTAA